In Desulfomonilaceae bacterium, one DNA window encodes the following:
- a CDS encoding NAD(P)/FAD-dependent oxidoreductase, whose protein sequence is MSRVYDYDLVVIGAGIAGFVSAVTANGIGKRVAVVEKRKVGGNCTNFTCIPSKALIRLSHLNRDINHLDHLGLWSGPTPDLDGRRVLAHVRSIVQKAYEKDLPETFERIGIDILLGVASFVDHHRVDVNGKVISADKVIIASGTRPMVPPINGLQDVDYLTNENLYEQEDLPKSIIILGGGVDGLEYASAFGRLGVETTMIEMASRLLPMAEPELIAHLVRALENDGIHLLTGARATGFSQDNNKVILKYERLDKTAGEIHADRVLVAIGRTPDIESLALENAGVDFNAKGVITNRKLQTSVPNIYACGDIAGPYQLASMAEYQGIVAANNAFSPIKQKVDYSNNANVIFTEPPLAFIGLTEEKALKKYGHKLRVYRFDYSNMRRALIDGQTTGMAKFLCDRSGRIVGAHILGEAAPEVIHEVQVIKALNKPLSRLHSVTHAYPTYAQALVGRVSQLVFLDKMRESIFVRAGLALLPGFTNRLNLARDRLAETEPPLSSVKKATLNVVVESDGQDRGAIRADASLIKAGACVVDLPENLTDFDERPFLWVCEQDTAAPSKYSVLNFSRVRIMNGLGVSMLAKLSAHANREKQELLGYGLVPGFQDVLKLTELDRVIRLFETEKDALTAAGVERSFDKSLSELVFQPVSVDISCWAKPVPYLTVSFRPPAARNLNVDGLKTVSPVSGFGQMWEKTYRLFIQDSMYSPEYLISTLKSKFTDFQPSFNRFFASEAGIKPGEIVLIDSMTPGGPVSTGVMILYSDETSFTFCTPEGHPEAGWVSFSAYKAGGSTVVQIYGLTRSNDPLFEAAFHLVGTKIQIRIWKHVLASLAAHLGTPPEITIQSRCVDSKIQWSRIGNIWRNSQIRTLGMEPFRWLGSVQRLLSRKKQNDS, encoded by the coding sequence ATGTCAAGGGTTTATGATTATGATCTGGTTGTAATCGGCGCCGGCATCGCCGGTTTCGTCTCCGCCGTCACAGCCAATGGCATAGGTAAACGAGTCGCGGTAGTTGAGAAACGTAAAGTAGGTGGTAATTGTACAAACTTTACGTGTATTCCCAGCAAAGCTCTTATAAGACTGAGCCATCTAAACCGTGATATTAACCACCTTGATCATCTCGGCCTGTGGTCCGGCCCTACACCTGACCTTGATGGCCGAAGAGTGTTGGCTCATGTCCGGTCAATAGTCCAAAAAGCTTATGAAAAAGACCTGCCGGAGACGTTTGAACGGATCGGAATAGACATTCTTTTAGGGGTGGCGTCGTTTGTGGATCATCATAGAGTAGATGTAAACGGAAAGGTGATCTCAGCGGACAAGGTCATTATAGCTTCCGGGACCAGACCCATGGTTCCTCCGATCAACGGCCTTCAAGATGTTGATTACCTAACCAACGAAAACCTCTATGAACAGGAGGATCTACCAAAATCAATCATCATCCTGGGTGGAGGAGTGGACGGGCTTGAATACGCTTCGGCTTTCGGCAGGCTCGGTGTTGAAACAACCATGATTGAGATGGCCTCAAGACTTCTGCCCATGGCCGAACCTGAACTCATAGCCCATCTGGTAAGAGCTTTGGAAAACGACGGCATTCACCTTCTCACAGGCGCCAGAGCAACAGGTTTCAGCCAGGACAACAACAAAGTAATTTTGAAATACGAACGGCTGGATAAGACGGCCGGCGAAATTCATGCCGACCGCGTCCTGGTGGCAATAGGAAGAACACCGGATATTGAAAGCCTAGCGCTGGAAAACGCGGGAGTGGATTTCAACGCGAAAGGTGTCATCACAAACAGGAAACTTCAAACTTCCGTCCCGAATATATACGCATGTGGAGATATCGCCGGCCCTTATCAACTGGCTTCGATGGCGGAGTACCAGGGAATTGTAGCGGCTAACAACGCCTTTTCCCCGATCAAACAGAAAGTGGATTACAGCAACAACGCCAATGTTATTTTTACGGAGCCACCTTTGGCTTTTATTGGATTGACGGAAGAGAAAGCTCTCAAGAAATACGGGCATAAACTGCGGGTTTACCGATTCGACTACTCGAACATGCGTCGGGCGCTTATAGACGGTCAGACCACGGGGATGGCCAAATTCTTGTGTGATAGAAGCGGTCGTATCGTTGGAGCCCATATTCTGGGGGAAGCAGCCCCGGAAGTCATCCATGAAGTTCAGGTTATCAAGGCCTTGAACAAGCCTTTGAGCCGACTTCATTCCGTTACCCACGCGTACCCAACCTATGCCCAGGCTCTTGTTGGTAGGGTCTCTCAGTTGGTCTTTCTAGACAAAATGAGGGAATCCATTTTTGTTAGAGCGGGGTTGGCTTTGTTGCCCGGCTTCACGAATCGTTTAAATCTCGCTCGTGACCGCTTGGCTGAAACAGAACCACCGTTGTCATCCGTCAAAAAGGCCACTCTCAATGTTGTTGTTGAATCTGACGGTCAGGATCGCGGCGCAATCCGTGCCGACGCTTCTTTAATAAAGGCTGGAGCTTGTGTAGTTGATCTTCCAGAGAACCTAACCGATTTCGATGAAAGACCCTTTCTCTGGGTATGTGAGCAAGATACGGCAGCCCCCTCAAAATACAGTGTTCTGAACTTCTCCCGCGTTAGGATCATGAACGGGCTGGGCGTGTCAATGTTGGCCAAGCTGAGCGCCCACGCAAATCGAGAGAAGCAGGAACTTTTGGGTTATGGTCTGGTCCCGGGTTTTCAGGATGTATTGAAATTAACCGAACTTGATCGTGTCATACGATTGTTTGAAACAGAAAAGGACGCTCTCACCGCTGCCGGAGTGGAGCGGTCGTTTGACAAATCGTTGAGCGAATTAGTATTTCAGCCAGTTTCGGTCGACATATCATGTTGGGCCAAGCCGGTTCCATACCTGACAGTGTCTTTTCGGCCGCCGGCAGCTCGAAACCTTAATGTAGACGGGTTGAAAACGGTCAGTCCTGTAAGCGGGTTTGGTCAAATGTGGGAGAAGACCTACAGGCTCTTCATACAAGATTCGATGTACAGTCCGGAATATCTAATCTCGACCCTCAAATCAAAATTCACTGATTTTCAGCCCTCATTTAACCGTTTCTTTGCTTCAGAAGCAGGAATCAAACCTGGAGAAATAGTCCTTATAGATTCCATGACGCCGGGCGGACCGGTTTCTACTGGCGTTATGATACTGTATTCCGATGAGACATCATTTACTTTTTGCACCCCGGAAGGACATCCTGAAGCCGGCTGGGTAAGCTTTAGCGCTTACAAGGCTGGTGGATCGACAGTTGTTCAAATTTATGGACTGACCCGGTCAAATGACCCCTTGTTCGAAGCGGCATTCCACCTTGTCGGCACTAAAATCCAGATCAGGATATGGAAGCACGTTCTCGCGTCTCTGGCGGCGCACCTTGGGACACCTCCGGAAATCACCATCCAATCGAGGTGTGTGGACAGCAAGATACAGTGGTCCCGAATTGGAAACATTTGGCGCAACTCGCAGATACGAACCCTGGGGATGGAACCCTTTAGATGGTTAGGCTCAGTTCAACGACTTTTAAGTCGCAAGAAACAGAATGACTCCTAA
- a CDS encoding radical SAM protein, whose translation MSSLYEHALCIHPYYRDSHAGSLGLAVFPPIGLEYVMAALQPHVKEITFVDLRLPGPLRDLKKLKGFIEKEIDLLCVSINWEYHFPEVCSLINSLPSQVTTIVGGQQATDSVEEVFQLCPFVDILVRGEGEETIAEIAQGIPLKDILGISYRNGSQIVHNANRPLGEIDRYLPPNRSLRSQEYDLNFGGYALPLESFDMILTSRGCPYNCKFCTFNLNPWTQKRRYSVRPIDAVMDEINQIKAGIILIADENFFVNPNRAKEICERLTASGSKKRFLVQARIEIFERPDVLEAAAKAGIKIFLLGIESPSDRILEQLNKGFDTGKLRKAFEEFRKHPFYYHGYFIYGNVTETEQEMLRIPSFAKELGLDSITYQKLRVDRYSPLRELVEATPGYYVGDDRIVYLEGFGRPGLKRISREITRRFYTPSQLISLIRKLFSVEMFTSKNIPALLSSLPMVLANMIGRKIDKKARRLAARFNL comes from the coding sequence TTGAGTAGTCTTTATGAACATGCGCTTTGTATTCATCCATACTATCGGGACAGTCACGCCGGATCACTTGGATTAGCGGTGTTTCCCCCGATTGGACTTGAATATGTCATGGCTGCCCTGCAGCCACACGTAAAAGAAATAACTTTTGTTGATCTTCGACTTCCAGGTCCTTTGAGAGACCTCAAAAAACTGAAGGGCTTCATAGAAAAAGAAATCGACCTGTTATGCGTGAGCATTAACTGGGAATACCATTTCCCAGAGGTCTGCTCCCTAATAAATAGTCTCCCTTCACAAGTCACAACGATTGTTGGCGGTCAGCAGGCGACCGATAGCGTTGAAGAAGTTTTTCAGCTATGCCCATTTGTAGACATTCTGGTGAGAGGAGAGGGTGAGGAGACCATCGCCGAAATAGCTCAGGGGATCCCACTTAAGGATATCCTGGGAATATCATATCGAAACGGCTCTCAGATTGTTCACAACGCCAACAGACCTCTAGGGGAAATTGATCGGTATCTCCCCCCAAATCGTAGCTTAAGAAGCCAGGAATACGACCTTAATTTCGGCGGTTATGCGCTACCGCTAGAATCTTTTGATATGATCCTGACATCCAGAGGTTGTCCTTACAATTGCAAGTTCTGCACTTTCAACCTCAACCCATGGACTCAAAAACGTCGTTATTCAGTGCGTCCCATTGACGCAGTTATGGACGAAATCAACCAGATCAAAGCGGGAATCATCCTGATAGCGGACGAGAATTTTTTTGTAAACCCTAATAGAGCAAAGGAAATCTGCGAGCGTCTTACCGCGAGTGGTTCCAAAAAGAGGTTTCTTGTTCAGGCCCGTATTGAGATATTTGAACGTCCCGATGTATTGGAAGCCGCCGCAAAGGCGGGAATAAAGATATTCCTGCTTGGAATTGAGTCTCCCAGTGACAGGATCCTCGAACAACTCAACAAGGGGTTTGACACGGGTAAACTGCGCAAGGCCTTCGAAGAATTCCGAAAACATCCGTTTTATTATCATGGCTATTTTATCTACGGTAATGTGACCGAAACGGAACAGGAAATGCTTCGCATTCCATCGTTTGCGAAAGAACTGGGTCTTGATTCAATAACTTATCAGAAACTTCGTGTAGACAGATATTCACCTTTGAGAGAGCTGGTCGAAGCGACACCCGGGTATTACGTGGGGGACGACAGGATTGTATATTTGGAAGGATTTGGGCGTCCAGGCCTTAAGCGGATCAGCCGGGAGATAACTCGTCGATTCTATACGCCCAGCCAATTAATTTCGCTAATTCGAAAACTGTTTTCAGTTGAAATGTTCACTTCGAAAAATATTCCGGCCCTGTTGTCCAGTTTACCTATGGTGCTGGCAAATATGATCGGACGAAAAATAGACAAGAAAGCCCGGCGACTCGCCGCTCGATTCAACTTATGA
- a CDS encoding bi-domain-containing oxidoreductase yields the protein MKQILQNLGSGKAELAEIPAPKVRPGHLLIRTVASLVSSGTERSVVELGQASLLQKARKQPEKVFQVLDKVKNEGLFQTIDAVREKLDHPIIMGYCNVGVVVEIGAGADNFKIGDRVVSNSAHAEIVLAPKNLCAKIPDSVTDEQAVFTVLGAIGLQGVRLANPTLGENFVVTGLGLIGLLTAQILRANGCRVLGADLDPGKIAAAEGLGIETVNLSLGQDLIKTAGAFSNDRGIDGVIITAATESDEPVKQAAKICRKRGRIVLVGVTGLNLDRSLFYEKELSFQVSCSYGPGRYDPEFEEKGNDYPYGFVRWTEQRNFEAVLTLLAGNGISVESLISRRFGFEQAVAAYDLLASNEPCLGLLLEYDSGDSNIVALTSKTVRLTDKPPKDHSRTQADGAEPHIEPVVGVIGAGNYGLRTFLPALKSIGPRLETLATSTGVSGAYSGRKFGFNNATTDTQSLFNDPEINTLFVLTRHNTHPTLVCKALESGKNVYVEKPLAILPEQVETIEDAYIRSRGFSPAPILMIGFNRRFSPHVQKMKQLLLGIRQPISIIITVNAGEVPASDWTQDPKIGGGRIIGEGCHFVDLLYYLTGSQAVSVCSTKMGSAPGVFIADDKMSFTIKFENGSFGTVHYLANGAKSFPKERIEVFCEGRILQLDNFQVLRAYDWPGFRKMSLWRQDKGHVECIKRFLDAIRVRGEAPIPFREIIAITRTTFEVVKSAVN from the coding sequence ATGAAACAAATACTTCAAAACCTCGGTTCCGGTAAAGCGGAACTGGCGGAAATACCCGCTCCAAAGGTGAGGCCCGGACATTTACTGATCAGAACAGTGGCCAGCCTTGTGTCCTCCGGGACTGAACGAAGTGTCGTTGAACTTGGACAGGCGAGTTTACTTCAAAAGGCCAGAAAACAGCCTGAAAAAGTTTTTCAAGTTCTGGATAAGGTCAAAAACGAAGGGCTGTTCCAAACTATCGACGCGGTACGGGAAAAACTGGATCACCCAATTATTATGGGTTACTGCAATGTTGGGGTGGTAGTTGAAATTGGCGCAGGGGCGGATAATTTCAAGATAGGAGACCGGGTAGTCTCGAATAGCGCTCATGCTGAGATCGTACTTGCCCCGAAAAATCTTTGCGCCAAAATCCCCGACTCGGTTACTGATGAACAGGCCGTTTTTACCGTCTTAGGGGCAATAGGACTTCAAGGTGTTCGTCTCGCGAATCCCACACTTGGCGAAAATTTTGTAGTCACCGGATTGGGGCTTATAGGCTTGCTAACCGCTCAAATCCTAAGAGCGAATGGTTGTAGAGTGTTAGGCGCCGATCTGGATCCTGGGAAAATCGCGGCGGCTGAAGGTCTTGGAATTGAGACCGTAAACTTGTCTCTTGGCCAGGACTTGATCAAAACTGCAGGCGCATTTTCAAACGACCGGGGGATAGACGGGGTAATAATTACCGCGGCGACCGAAAGCGACGAACCCGTCAAACAGGCCGCCAAAATATGCCGGAAGCGTGGACGCATAGTCCTTGTAGGTGTAACTGGGCTAAATCTCGATCGATCCCTGTTCTACGAAAAAGAGCTTAGTTTCCAGGTTTCATGCTCCTATGGACCAGGACGATATGACCCGGAATTTGAAGAAAAAGGTAATGATTATCCTTACGGGTTTGTAAGATGGACTGAACAGCGTAACTTTGAAGCGGTCCTGACGCTTCTGGCTGGTAACGGGATCAGCGTGGAATCCCTGATTTCGAGACGTTTCGGATTTGAACAGGCGGTTGCGGCTTACGATCTGCTCGCCTCTAATGAGCCGTGTCTGGGGCTATTGCTGGAGTATGATTCTGGCGATTCGAATATTGTCGCGCTAACCAGTAAAACTGTCAGGTTGACCGATAAACCACCCAAGGACCATTCCCGGACTCAGGCTGATGGGGCGGAACCTCATATAGAACCTGTTGTTGGGGTCATAGGAGCGGGCAATTATGGGCTGAGAACCTTTCTTCCCGCGTTAAAATCCATTGGTCCGAGACTTGAGACGCTAGCCACATCTACAGGTGTAAGTGGGGCTTATTCAGGACGAAAATTTGGCTTTAACAACGCGACTACTGACACTCAGAGCCTGTTTAATGATCCTGAAATTAACACCCTTTTCGTGCTGACCAGACACAACACGCATCCTACTCTTGTTTGCAAGGCCCTGGAATCCGGGAAAAACGTTTATGTGGAGAAGCCTCTGGCAATCCTGCCGGAACAGGTTGAAACAATTGAGGACGCATACATAAGGTCACGCGGTTTTAGTCCCGCTCCAATTTTGATGATCGGTTTCAACAGAAGGTTTTCGCCTCATGTACAAAAGATGAAACAATTGCTGTTAGGCATCCGTCAGCCAATATCAATAATAATAACAGTCAACGCAGGGGAAGTTCCTGCAAGCGATTGGACTCAAGACCCTAAAATCGGGGGTGGCAGAATAATCGGCGAAGGGTGCCATTTTGTAGATTTGTTGTACTATCTGACAGGCTCCCAGGCTGTTTCGGTCTGCTCAACAAAGATGGGCTCCGCCCCAGGGGTATTTATCGCTGATGATAAAATGAGCTTTACCATTAAATTTGAAAATGGCTCATTCGGAACGGTTCATTATCTTGCGAATGGAGCAAAGTCTTTTCCGAAGGAGCGTATCGAAGTCTTTTGTGAAGGTCGTATCCTTCAACTGGACAATTTTCAGGTTTTGAGAGCATATGATTGGCCAGGATTTAGGAAAATGTCACTATGGAGACAAGATAAGGGACATGTGGAATGCATTAAGAGGTTTCTTGACGCTATTCGCGTTCGCGGGGAAGCCCCTATTCCATTTAGAGAGATCATAGCGATAACCAGGACAACGTTTGAAGTTGTTAAATCCGCTGTCAATTAA
- a CDS encoding site-2 protease family protein — protein sequence MKWSFKIGSILGIPLNLHITFILLLILVYFVGGSVIGAGGLAGVIFVVLVFASVVFHELSHSIVARHFGINVTDITLLPIGGVSRMAETPDKPIEEVLIAIAGPASSFLLAFLLWFVADIFGTGVTISDFSVKGGLLAELTAVNLILGLFNLVPAFPMDGGRVLRGALALYLSPLKATKIAVGVGQGFAIFMFFWGFFSGNIFLILIALFVYLGAEAEERQMGLMVALGGVTAGGVMISELETLTPSQTVGDAAEHFCRSFQGDFPVLDDRRLVGLVTKEAIVETLHKKGPLTSIAETMVRDFPTAGEYTPVTDVLQKMQASGSKAVPIMNGSELKGLVTLEQIGRYNMLCSGYSCDFMGARGKA from the coding sequence ATGAAATGGTCTTTTAAAATCGGGTCAATATTAGGTATACCACTAAATCTGCATATAACATTTATCCTGCTGTTAATACTAGTTTATTTTGTGGGAGGATCTGTCATAGGGGCAGGTGGCCTGGCAGGGGTCATTTTTGTGGTTCTAGTCTTCGCTTCAGTAGTTTTTCATGAACTTAGCCATTCCATAGTGGCAAGGCATTTCGGAATTAATGTAACGGATATTACTCTACTTCCCATTGGAGGGGTGTCCAGAATGGCGGAAACCCCGGACAAGCCCATTGAGGAGGTATTGATAGCAATCGCAGGCCCAGCTTCAAGTTTCTTGTTGGCTTTTCTGTTATGGTTCGTTGCCGACATTTTTGGAACTGGTGTGACAATTTCCGATTTTTCGGTAAAAGGGGGGCTGCTGGCCGAACTGACAGCCGTCAACCTTATTCTGGGCCTTTTTAATTTGGTTCCTGCTTTCCCCATGGACGGTGGTAGAGTTTTAAGGGGCGCGCTTGCGCTATATTTATCGCCATTAAAGGCGACCAAGATTGCAGTCGGGGTTGGTCAGGGCTTTGCCATCTTTATGTTTTTCTGGGGTTTTTTTTCGGGAAACATATTCTTGATTCTCATCGCGCTTTTTGTCTACCTGGGCGCTGAAGCGGAAGAACGTCAGATGGGACTCATGGTGGCCCTGGGTGGTGTAACAGCGGGCGGAGTTATGATCAGTGAACTCGAGACATTAACGCCCTCTCAGACCGTTGGAGACGCGGCCGAGCATTTTTGCCGAAGCTTTCAAGGTGATTTTCCGGTGCTCGATGACAGAAGACTTGTAGGACTTGTTACAAAAGAAGCCATCGTAGAGACTCTTCACAAAAAAGGACCATTGACCTCCATTGCGGAAACTATGGTCAGAGATTTCCCTACGGCCGGTGAATATACGCCTGTGACTGATGTACTTCAAAAAATGCAAGCAAGTGGCAGTAAGGCTGTCCCGATCATGAACGGCTCAGAATTGAAAGGTTTGGTCACCCTAGAGCAAATCGGTCGTTACAATATGCTTTGCAGCGGATATTCGTGCGATTTTATGGGCGCTAGAGGCAAAGCCTGA
- a CDS encoding NAD(P)H-hydrate dehydratase, whose product MEEFANSYLVTAAQMRDFDSAAINQFGIPGVVLMENAGRSTFEILRALFEDRLDDLSVSVIAGPGNNGGDGYVIARYLINSGAEVQTFLLSPPEKIQGDARTNLNILQKMGAKIWQVDTVKGIQSVEATWAGSEVIVDAILGTGLKSDVRSPYREVIEMINTLPSFKLSVDIPSGLDSDTGEIRGAAIHADLTVTYGFKKLGMAMYPGRILCGEVELVDISIPQVAVRRDPPSVVLYENPDLTNYLEIRSDPTAHKGMFGRTLIVGGSTGKTGAPAMAAMAASRIGTGLVTVAVPSSLNHILEIKLTEEMTEPVPDESGYFIPSAADCILELCRDKDIVAVGPGMSTNSGATAIIQNLLKNYDGNLIIDADGLNCLAKDLSFLSGTKAKVILTPHTGEMARLVGASCSEIQMSRFNVGRRFSDQYKCWVILKGAGTMTFCPDGKSFINTTGNSWMSSGGQGDALTGILAGLISQKLKLEEALPLGVWLHGFLADRLIERDGARVILATDVLKEIPTFLTHIVKSGLQEEEEMEKCR is encoded by the coding sequence TTGGAGGAGTTCGCGAACTCATATTTGGTGACAGCCGCTCAGATGAGAGACTTTGACTCTGCGGCCATTAATCAATTTGGGATCCCCGGCGTTGTCCTAATGGAAAACGCGGGCCGGTCCACTTTTGAAATTTTGAGAGCGCTTTTCGAGGACAGACTTGACGACCTGTCGGTTTCAGTTATCGCGGGCCCAGGAAACAACGGCGGCGACGGCTATGTTATAGCCAGATATCTGATTAACTCCGGAGCTGAAGTTCAAACATTCCTGTTAAGCCCCCCTGAGAAAATACAGGGTGACGCCAGAACGAATCTCAACATCCTGCAAAAAATGGGGGCCAAGATTTGGCAAGTTGATACGGTGAAAGGGATCCAATCCGTCGAGGCGACATGGGCCGGCAGTGAGGTTATAGTTGACGCTATTTTAGGGACAGGACTGAAATCGGATGTGAGATCACCTTATCGTGAAGTCATAGAAATGATAAACACCCTGCCGTCTTTCAAGCTTTCTGTTGATATACCATCAGGGCTTGATTCCGATACAGGTGAGATTAGGGGCGCGGCCATCCACGCGGATCTCACTGTGACTTACGGGTTTAAGAAATTGGGAATGGCCATGTATCCGGGCCGAATTCTCTGTGGCGAAGTAGAGCTGGTCGACATAAGTATTCCCCAAGTGGCTGTTCGACGTGATCCTCCTTCGGTCGTTCTCTATGAAAATCCTGACCTGACCAACTACTTGGAAATTAGATCTGACCCAACAGCTCACAAAGGAATGTTCGGCAGAACGCTCATTGTCGGGGGATCAACTGGTAAGACAGGGGCTCCCGCTATGGCTGCCATGGCAGCCTCTCGTATTGGCACCGGATTGGTGACTGTAGCCGTTCCATCCTCCCTTAATCATATTCTGGAAATTAAACTTACTGAAGAGATGACGGAGCCGGTTCCAGACGAATCAGGCTATTTTATCCCTTCCGCTGCAGATTGTATTTTGGAGTTATGTAGAGACAAGGACATTGTCGCGGTTGGTCCCGGAATGTCCACTAACTCTGGAGCAACCGCAATAATTCAGAATCTTCTCAAGAATTATGACGGTAACTTAATTATTGACGCTGATGGCCTCAATTGCCTCGCTAAGGATTTAAGCTTCCTTTCCGGAACCAAGGCGAAAGTTATCTTGACACCTCATACGGGAGAAATGGCCAGGTTAGTCGGAGCTTCCTGTTCGGAAATTCAAATGAGCCGATTTAATGTAGGAAGGCGTTTTTCTGACCAATATAAGTGTTGGGTGATTCTCAAAGGCGCTGGAACAATGACCTTCTGTCCGGACGGTAAGTCTTTCATAAATACCACAGGAAACTCATGGATGTCTTCCGGAGGACAAGGAGACGCTCTGACCGGGATTCTCGCCGGTCTGATCAGCCAAAAATTGAAGTTAGAAGAAGCTTTGCCTCTTGGAGTATGGCTTCACGGATTCCTGGCAGATAGGCTCATAGAAAGGGATGGAGCCAGGGTTATTTTGGCCACGGACGTACTCAAGGAAATCCCAACATTTCTGACTCATATCGTCAAGTCGGGGCTTCAAGAAGAGGAGGAGATGGAAAAGTGCCGGTAA
- a CDS encoding Hpt domain-containing protein, with translation MPVIDRDRLMGQVGGNSELLLELIQLLLELGPNMLNEVGESIDRASSDDLQRTAHTLKGSVGNFAADAAVQAALSLEMMGRNNDFSKAHEAFILLKKEMGNVFDELQSLKLELTTPK, from the coding sequence GTGCCGGTAATTGACAGGGATAGACTTATGGGGCAAGTTGGTGGAAACTCTGAGCTGCTTCTAGAACTTATCCAGCTATTGCTGGAACTCGGCCCCAACATGCTTAATGAAGTGGGCGAATCAATCGATCGGGCTTCTTCCGATGATCTGCAAAGAACCGCTCATACGTTGAAGGGCTCAGTAGGCAATTTTGCTGCGGACGCCGCCGTCCAGGCAGCGCTGTCACTTGAAATGATGGGACGCAACAACGATTTTTCTAAGGCGCATGAAGCGTTCATATTGTTAAAAAAAGAGATGGGAAATGTTTTTGATGAGCTTCAATCTCTAAAGCTTGAACTCACAACTCCGAAATGA
- a CDS encoding molybdenum cofactor guanylyltransferase, which produces MATTDFMKLEIPAVQSQVCSHLTAIVLAGGASRRMGGHNKALIKIDGESIIERELNILDRLFKNIILITNTFEDYSFLGRPMYSDIKPGYGSLGGLYTGLSHCSTEYGFVFACDMPFLNQGIVGYICGKHEGHDVTIPRINGFLEPLHAVYSRRCIPFIEKLLQIGDLKIVDLFPYVDVLEIGQDQLEAVDCDLKFQINVNTPDDLAAANKAARRGFHKL; this is translated from the coding sequence TTGGCAACAACAGATTTCATGAAACTCGAAATTCCAGCAGTTCAGTCACAAGTTTGCTCCCACCTGACGGCCATAGTTCTGGCAGGAGGAGCGTCCAGAAGGATGGGTGGACACAACAAGGCGCTGATCAAAATCGATGGGGAATCCATAATCGAAAGGGAATTGAACATACTCGACCGCCTTTTTAAAAACATCATCCTTATAACTAATACCTTTGAAGATTATTCTTTTTTGGGAAGACCGATGTATAGTGACATTAAACCGGGCTATGGTTCCTTGGGAGGGCTGTACACAGGCCTCAGTCATTGCTCTACCGAATATGGCTTTGTATTCGCATGTGACATGCCCTTCCTGAATCAAGGTATTGTCGGTTACATTTGCGGAAAACACGAAGGACATGATGTGACCATTCCCAGGATAAATGGCTTTCTGGAACCACTTCATGCTGTTTATTCCCGCCGCTGCATTCCGTTCATAGAAAAGCTACTGCAAATAGGGGATTTAAAAATTGTTGACCTATTCCCTTACGTTGATGTTTTGGAAATCGGGCAAGATCAACTCGAAGCCGTAGATTGTGATTTGAAATTCCAAATTAATGTCAATACCCCGGATGATCTGGCTGCGGCTAATAAAGCGGCTAGGCGCGGATTCCACAAACTCTAA